A portion of the Melanotaenia boesemani isolate fMelBoe1 chromosome 2, fMelBoe1.pri, whole genome shotgun sequence genome contains these proteins:
- the dnajb1a gene encoding dnaJ homolog subfamily B member 1a — MGKDYYNVLGIAKGASEDEIKKAYRKQALRFHPDKNESVGAEDKFKEIAEAYDVLSDAKKKDIYDRFGEEGLKGSADAGGHNGPSFNYTFNGDPHAIFAEFFGGRSPFDHLFSHNVEDDMDINNPFYPFGMGGMGGFHRSFKSYPGGLHRGHEKKKDPPVVHELKVSLEEVFSGCTKKMKISRKRLNPDGCTIRSEDKILTVDIKRGWKEGTKITFPREGDETPTNIPADVVFVVKDKPHPIFRREGSDIIYPAKISLKDALCGCTVSAPTLDGRTISVTSRDVVKPGTKKRIAGEGLPLSKYPGKRGDMILDFSVKFPENLGQNTRDALEQILPM, encoded by the exons ATGGGTAAAGATTACTATAATGTGCTAGGAATAGCCAAAGGTGCGTCCGAAGATGAGATAAAAAAGGCGTACAGAAAACAAGCGCTGCGCTTCCATCCGGATAAAAACGAGTCTGTCGGAGCTGAAGACAAATTTAAGGAGATCGCCGAAGCATATGACGTCCTCAGTGATGccaaaaaaaaggacatttacGATCGCTTTGGAGAAGAAG GATTAAAGGGCTCAGCTGATGCTGGAGGACACAACGGTCCAAGTTTCAACTACACCTTCAACGGGGACCCTCATGCCATTTTCGCAGAGTTCTTTGGAGGCCGCAGCCCATTTGATCACTTATTCTCGCATAATGTGGAGGATGATATGGATATCAATAATCCCTTCTATCCATTTGGCATGGGAGGAATGGGTGGGTTTCACAGGTCCTTTAAATCGTACCCAGGAGGCCTTCACAGAGGACACGAGAAAAAGAAGGACCCGCCGGTGGTGCACGAGTTGAAGGTGAGCCTTGAAGAGGTTTTCTCAGGTTGCACCAAAAAAATGAAGATTTCTCGCAAGAGACTGAATCCTGACGGCTGCACCATTCGCAGCGAAGACAAGATTTTAACAGTGGACATCAAACGTGGCTGGAAGGAGGGCACAAAAATCACTTTTCCCAGGGAGGGGGATGAAACTCCCACCAACATTCCTGCAGATGTGGTGTTTGTGGTCAAAGACAAACCTCACCCTATCTTTAGAAGAGAGGGCTCAGATATAATTTATCCTGCAAAAATATCTCTTAAAGAC GCTTTATGTGGATGCACAGTCAGCGCTCCCACTCTGGATGGCCGGACCATCTCTGTAACCTCCAGAGACGTTGTTAAACCTGGGACGAAGAAGCGCATCGCTGGAGAAGGCCTACCTCTCTCAAAGTACCCTGGGAAGAGAGGCGACATGATCTTGGATTTTAGTGTTAAATTTCCTGAGAACTTGGGCCAAAACACACGCGATGCGCTTGAGCAAATTCTTCCCATGTGA
- the gipc1 gene encoding PDZ domain-containing protein GIPC1, whose translation MPLGLGRRKKASPLVENEEAEPIRAGLNVAGMEGLDGAVVGLGEGAASEGLPPPPNSMRPRLIFHTQLAHGSPTGRIEGFSNVRELYAKIGEAFGIPPSEVMFCTLNTHKVDMDKLLGGQIGLEDFIFAHIKGQKKEIEIFKGEDALGLTITDNGAGYAFIKRIREGSIIHQIQVINVGDMIESINGHRLIGCRHYEVAKMLKELPKGKEFTIKLVEPLKAFDMISQRSGGSRSASGVQLGTGRGTLRLRSKGPATVEELPSAFEEKAIEKVDDLLESYMGIRDSELAATMVELGKDKKNPDEFAEALDETLGDFAFPDEFVFDVWGAIGDAKVGRV comes from the exons ATGCCTCTGGGAttaggaagaagaaagaaggcCTCTCCATTAGTTGAGAATGAGGAAGCAGAGCCCATCCGTGCAGGCCTCAATGTGGCAGGTATGGAAGGCCTGGATGGAGCAGTAGTTGGACTCGGGGAAGGTGCTGCCTCTGAAGGTCTTCCTCCCCCACCTAACAGCATGCGACCTCGGCTCATCTTCCACACTCAGCTTGCACATGGCAGCCCCACGGGCCGCATAGAGGGTTTTAGTAACGTGCGAGAGCTTTATGCCAAGATTGGAGAGGCTTTTGGGATACCACCATCAGAG GTTATGTTTTGCACACTAAACACTCACAAAGTGGACATGGATAAACTCTTAGGAGGTCAGATTGGCCTGGAGGACTTTATTTTTGCCCACATTAAAGGCCAGAAGAAGGAAATAGAAATATTCAAAGGAGAAGATGCTCTAGGGTTGACAATCACTGATAATGGAGCTGGCTATGCTTTCATCAAG AGGATTCGCGAGGGGAGCATCATCCATCAAATCCAGGTCATCAACGTGGGTGACATGATCGAGTCGATCAATGGCCATCGTCTTATAGGCTGTCGACACTATGAAGTTGCCAAAATGCTGAAGGAACTTCCCAAAGGAAAGGAGTTTACCATCAAGCTGGTGGAGCCTCTCAAAGCCTTCG ATATGATTAGCCAGAGGTCTGGAGGTTCCAGGTCTGCATCAGGGGTTCAGCTGGGGACTGGCAGAGGAACCCTTCGTCTGCGCTCTAAAGGTCCTGCCACAGTCGAGGAACTG CCTTCAGCATTTGAGGAAAAGGCCATTGAGAAGGTGGATGACCTGCTGGAGAGCTATATGGGAATAAGAGACAGCGAGCTTG CGGCCACCATGGTGGAATtgggaaaagacaaaaagaaccCAGATGAGTTTGCTGAAGCTTTAGATGAAACCCTGGGAGACTTTGCCTTCCCAGATGAGTTTGTTTTCGACGTCTGGGGCGCCATCGGAGATGCTAAAGTTGGGCGGGTGTAA